A stretch of Corallococcus macrosporus DNA encodes these proteins:
- a CDS encoding CheR family methyltransferase translates to MIGGVLPPGFKEVLALVEERAGLAAPSCLAAALEGIQRAMTRANQDDVTRYLHDVALDNALFDDLLTELTIGETYFFRTHEHFDHLRRVVLPELRERHGPEHLLRAWSAACSSGEEPYSIAALLMAEGWEEHMAVRATDVSRTALSRAQQARYTDWSLRGPSADRMRPHLKQEGRFYWLSQDVKRHVQLGYLNLALETWPSADNGIWQLDVIFCRNVLIYFNRATIEGVARRLHASLDDGGYLFTGPSDPPLGDYAPFEPVLTEWGVLYRKPLAGANAGHFVPLQPLAPLRADGSPFPSASGRTGSGSFPATPEPRPPPVAWPPPTVGFSEPAPGTPSTFRTPPPASSTTPPGAGAPASSAGARPRFTLSVETLDTVRQALARGDWREGARRAGAQSADPEEALAAVRALANLEPRAAVFACGEAAVRHPLVAGLRYLEALLLLGQSRLADAEKSARQALYLEPGLAVGHLLLGHVLRRQDQTAAAARAYREAEGLCRKLPPEALVPMAEGERAGALADVARAEWRRLERTEGGDAS, encoded by the coding sequence TTGATTGGCGGCGTCCTGCCCCCGGGCTTCAAGGAGGTGCTCGCCCTGGTGGAGGAGCGCGCCGGGCTGGCCGCGCCCAGTTGTCTGGCCGCCGCGCTGGAGGGCATCCAGCGCGCCATGACCCGCGCGAACCAGGACGACGTCACGCGCTACCTGCATGACGTGGCGCTGGACAACGCGCTCTTCGACGACCTGCTCACCGAGCTCACCATCGGGGAGACGTACTTCTTCCGCACGCACGAGCACTTCGACCACCTGCGCCGCGTGGTGCTGCCGGAGCTGCGCGAGCGCCACGGTCCGGAGCACCTGCTGCGCGCGTGGAGCGCGGCGTGCTCCTCCGGCGAGGAGCCCTACTCCATCGCCGCGCTGCTGATGGCCGAGGGCTGGGAAGAGCACATGGCGGTGCGCGCGACGGACGTGTCGCGCACGGCGCTCAGCCGCGCCCAGCAGGCCCGCTATACGGATTGGTCCCTGCGCGGCCCCTCCGCGGACCGCATGCGCCCCCACCTCAAGCAGGAGGGCCGCTTCTACTGGCTGTCGCAGGACGTGAAGCGCCACGTGCAGCTGGGCTACCTCAACCTGGCGCTGGAGACGTGGCCGTCCGCGGACAACGGCATCTGGCAGCTGGACGTCATCTTCTGCCGCAACGTCCTCATCTACTTCAACCGCGCCACCATCGAGGGCGTGGCGCGCAGGCTCCACGCGTCGCTGGATGACGGCGGGTACCTGTTCACGGGGCCGTCGGATCCGCCGCTCGGGGACTACGCGCCGTTCGAGCCGGTGCTCACCGAGTGGGGCGTGCTGTACCGCAAGCCCCTGGCCGGCGCGAACGCGGGGCACTTCGTTCCGCTCCAGCCCCTGGCGCCGCTGCGCGCGGACGGCTCGCCCTTCCCTTCCGCCAGCGGACGCACCGGATCCGGTTCGTTCCCCGCGACGCCGGAGCCGCGGCCCCCACCGGTGGCCTGGCCGCCTCCGACGGTGGGCTTCAGCGAGCCCGCGCCGGGGACGCCTTCGACGTTCAGGACGCCCCCGCCCGCATCGAGCACGACACCCCCGGGTGCCGGGGCTCCGGCTTCCAGCGCTGGGGCGCGGCCCCGCTTCACGCTCAGCGTGGAGACGCTGGACACCGTGCGCCAGGCGCTGGCGCGGGGCGACTGGCGCGAGGGGGCACGGCGGGCGGGGGCCCAATCGGCCGACCCGGAGGAGGCCCTGGCCGCGGTCCGTGCACTGGCCAACCTGGAGCCGCGCGCGGCGGTGTTCGCCTGCGGGGAGGCCGCTGTTCGTCACCCACTGGTCGCCGGTCTGCGGTATCTGGAGGCCCTGCTGCTGCTGGGTCAGTCGCGGCTGGCCGACGCGGAGAAGTCCGCCCGGCAGGCGCTCTACCTGGAGCCGGGGCTCGCGGTGGGCCACCTGCTCCTGGGCCACGTGCTGCGCCGGCAGGACCAGACCGCCGCCGCCGCCCGGGCCTACCGCGAGGCGGAGGGGCTGTGCCGGAAGCTGCCGCCAGAGGCGCTGGTGCCCATGGCGGAGGGTGAGCGGGCCGGAGCACTGGCGGACGTGGCCCGCGCGGAGTGGCGGCGCCTGGAGCGGACTGAAGGCGGAGACGCAAGCTGA
- a CDS encoding chemotaxis protein CheW — protein MNPPSEARPQEVLLFTLERQRYGLPVEDVRELVRAARLTPLPRAPDVVEGLLNLRGELLPVLDLRRRFRHPARAMSPMDHFIVASAGGRHVALRVDRAEGLHTVAPGEWDASPRELPGVGYVAGAAKLADGLVLVHDLRSFLSEAEALQLDTALGALPEPA, from the coding sequence ATGAATCCCCCCTCGGAGGCCCGCCCACAGGAAGTCCTGTTGTTCACCCTGGAGCGGCAGCGCTATGGGCTGCCCGTGGAGGACGTGCGCGAGCTGGTGCGCGCCGCGCGCCTCACGCCCCTGCCCCGGGCCCCGGACGTGGTGGAGGGGCTGCTCAACCTGCGCGGAGAGCTGCTGCCCGTGCTCGACCTGCGCCGCCGCTTCCGCCACCCCGCGCGCGCCATGTCCCCCATGGACCACTTCATCGTCGCCTCCGCCGGGGGCCGGCACGTGGCGCTGCGCGTGGACCGGGCGGAGGGGCTGCACACCGTCGCCCCCGGGGAATGGGACGCGTCTCCCCGGGAGCTGCCGGGCGTGGGGTACGTGGCCGGGGCCGCGAAGCTGGCGGACGGGCTGGTGCTGGTGCACGACCTGCGCTCGTTCCTCTCCGAGGCGGAAGCCCTGCAACTGGACACCGCGCTCGGAGCCCTTCCGGAGCCCGCTTGA
- a CDS encoding phytoene desaturase family protein, giving the protein MVQHVIVVGAGPGGLTAAINLAGQGFQVTVVEKDAVPGGRMKGLTLGQDGEYAVDTGPSILQLPGILKQIFSRSGKRLEDYVTLVPVDPNTRVHFWDGTHLDTRRDLERMGQDLETFGAGKGRALREWMEDGRQKYALAYEKFICTNAGSLDYYAPWRLAPTLRFKPWQTLYKQLDSFFHDDRMTYALAYPSKYLGLHPTTCSSVFSVIPFIELCFGVWHVQGGFRELARGMMRCAQDLGATFRMGTAVERVLTEAGRAVGVKLASGEVLKADAVVVNADLAYAAQKLLAPEVREGSRLTDAALERAKYSCSTFMAYYGLDTTYADLPHHLIYLSESARRTDKDALEDRTVDVDDPPFYVCNPGVTDGSGAPKGHSTLYVLVPTPNTARPVDWAKTEATLRERIPKMLEKVGIKGVREHVKAERYFTAETWRDDFNVFRGAVFNLSHTWLQLGPLRPRVKNAQVEGLYFVGGGTHPGSGLLTIMESANIAADYLTREAGKGPLKGWPYVPPMEDAGEEPLRMARSG; this is encoded by the coding sequence ATGGTTCAGCACGTCATCGTCGTGGGCGCGGGCCCTGGGGGCCTGACGGCCGCCATCAACCTCGCGGGGCAGGGCTTCCAGGTCACCGTGGTGGAGAAGGACGCGGTGCCCGGCGGCCGGATGAAGGGGCTGACGCTGGGCCAGGACGGCGAGTACGCGGTGGACACGGGCCCGTCCATCCTCCAGCTCCCCGGCATCCTGAAGCAGATCTTCTCGCGCTCGGGGAAGCGGCTGGAGGACTACGTCACGCTGGTGCCGGTGGATCCGAACACGCGCGTGCACTTCTGGGACGGCACGCACCTGGACACGCGGCGCGACCTGGAGCGCATGGGCCAGGACCTGGAGACGTTCGGCGCGGGCAAGGGCCGCGCGCTGCGGGAGTGGATGGAGGACGGGCGCCAGAAGTACGCGCTCGCGTATGAGAAGTTCATCTGCACCAACGCGGGCAGCCTGGACTACTACGCGCCCTGGCGCCTGGCGCCCACGCTGCGCTTCAAGCCGTGGCAGACGCTCTACAAGCAGTTGGACTCGTTCTTCCACGACGACCGGATGACGTACGCGCTGGCGTACCCGTCGAAGTACCTGGGGCTGCACCCGACGACGTGCTCGTCGGTGTTCAGCGTGATTCCGTTCATCGAGCTGTGCTTCGGCGTGTGGCACGTGCAGGGCGGCTTCCGGGAGCTGGCGCGCGGGATGATGCGGTGCGCGCAGGACCTGGGCGCGACCTTCCGCATGGGCACGGCGGTGGAGCGGGTGCTCACGGAGGCCGGGCGCGCGGTGGGCGTGAAGCTCGCGAGCGGAGAGGTGTTGAAGGCGGACGCGGTGGTGGTGAACGCGGACCTGGCCTACGCGGCGCAGAAGCTGCTGGCGCCGGAGGTGCGCGAGGGCAGCCGGCTGACGGACGCGGCGCTGGAGCGGGCGAAGTATTCGTGCAGCACGTTCATGGCGTACTACGGCCTGGACACGACGTACGCGGACCTGCCGCACCACCTCATCTACCTGTCGGAGAGCGCCCGGCGCACGGACAAGGACGCGCTGGAGGACCGCACGGTGGACGTGGACGACCCGCCCTTCTACGTGTGCAACCCGGGCGTGACGGACGGCTCGGGGGCGCCGAAGGGGCATTCCACGCTCTACGTGCTGGTGCCCACGCCCAACACGGCGCGTCCGGTGGACTGGGCGAAGACGGAGGCCACGCTGCGCGAGCGCATCCCGAAGATGCTGGAGAAGGTGGGCATCAAGGGCGTGCGCGAGCACGTGAAGGCGGAGCGCTACTTCACGGCGGAGACGTGGCGGGACGACTTCAACGTGTTCCGGGGCGCGGTGTTCAACCTGTCCCACACGTGGCTGCAATTGGGCCCGCTGCGCCCGCGCGTGAAGAACGCGCAGGTGGAGGGGCTCTACTTCGTGGGTGGCGGCACGCACCCGGGCAGCGGCCTGTTGACCATCATGGAGAGCGCGAACATCGCGGCGGACTACCTCACGCGCGAAGCAGGGAAGGGGCCGCTGAAGGGCTGGCCGTACGTGCCGCCGATGGAAGACGCCGGCGAGGAGCCGCTCCGGATGGCCCGGAGCGGCTGA
- the dgt gene encoding dGTP triphosphohydrolase, whose translation MALDWKALLCETRIREAEGGRGSSPLEDDGRSQFDRDYDRTVFSTPFRRLKDKTQVFPLEPNDAVRTRLTHSVEVSTLARGLARGAARWMLREGHLESSQQAMDIEAIATTCGLLHDLGNPPFGHAGEEAISSWFKKKFGEKGEGLYGGVQMASGREGQLRNDFLLFEGNAQTLRIVSRLQLLADSYGLNLTVGTLSAAMKYTAASDEASDQGPADKKKPGYFASEQGKVELIRSLTGTGPARNPIAYLVEACDDMVYATVDIEDGVKKGLVSWEEVEAFLKEHDRSGMAETVLKNVHRYINEADTPLEGRARDEALAQHFRTLVISDAKREILKAFQAHYERLMQGEVLAQGDLIGSSAAARLIKVCKRFGGERVYNAPETLRLETLGRRVIHGLMDIFWEGARECPPPTDPDPDARKKFNKRPEGKVYNLLSRNYRTAFESACGSSSLPPQYHRYQLVTDYVCGMTDTFACSLHEQLTHG comes from the coding sequence ATGGCGCTGGATTGGAAGGCCTTGTTGTGTGAGACGCGGATCCGTGAGGCAGAGGGTGGGCGGGGCTCTTCTCCGCTCGAGGATGATGGCCGGTCCCAGTTCGACCGGGACTATGACCGGACCGTCTTCTCCACGCCTTTTCGTCGTCTCAAGGACAAGACGCAGGTCTTTCCACTGGAGCCGAACGACGCGGTCCGCACGCGCCTGACGCACTCCGTGGAGGTGTCGACACTGGCCCGGGGGCTCGCGCGGGGAGCGGCCAGATGGATGCTGCGGGAGGGGCATCTGGAGTCCAGCCAGCAGGCCATGGACATCGAAGCCATCGCGACGACATGCGGACTGCTTCACGACCTGGGAAACCCACCCTTCGGTCACGCGGGCGAGGAGGCCATCAGCAGCTGGTTCAAGAAGAAGTTCGGTGAGAAGGGGGAAGGGCTTTACGGTGGGGTGCAGATGGCGTCGGGGCGTGAGGGCCAGCTCCGGAACGATTTCTTGCTGTTCGAGGGAAACGCCCAGACGCTACGCATCGTGTCGCGCCTTCAACTGCTCGCGGACTCCTACGGGCTGAACCTGACGGTGGGCACGCTGTCGGCCGCGATGAAGTACACGGCCGCTTCGGATGAGGCGTCCGACCAGGGGCCCGCCGACAAGAAGAAGCCCGGCTATTTCGCCTCGGAACAGGGCAAGGTCGAGTTGATCCGCTCCCTCACGGGAACCGGCCCGGCGCGCAACCCCATCGCCTACCTCGTCGAAGCCTGTGACGACATGGTCTACGCGACCGTGGACATCGAGGATGGGGTCAAGAAGGGCCTCGTGAGCTGGGAGGAGGTCGAAGCCTTCCTGAAGGAACACGACAGGTCGGGCATGGCGGAGACCGTCCTCAAGAACGTTCATCGCTACATCAACGAGGCGGACACGCCCCTGGAGGGGCGGGCGCGGGATGAGGCGCTCGCTCAGCACTTCCGGACGCTGGTCATCAGTGACGCCAAGCGCGAGATCCTCAAGGCCTTTCAGGCGCATTACGAACGACTCATGCAGGGCGAGGTGTTGGCGCAGGGCGACCTCATCGGCTCCAGCGCGGCGGCACGCCTCATCAAGGTGTGCAAGCGGTTTGGCGGCGAGCGCGTCTATAACGCGCCGGAGACGCTCCGGCTGGAAACCCTGGGCCGCCGCGTCATCCACGGACTGATGGACATCTTCTGGGAAGGGGCTCGCGAGTGCCCTCCGCCCACGGACCCGGACCCCGATGCCCGGAAGAAGTTCAACAAGCGTCCCGAAGGCAAGGTCTACAACCTGCTGTCGAGGAACTACCGGACCGCGTTCGAGTCGGCTTGCGGCAGTTCCTCGCTGCCTCCGCAGTACCATCGCTACCAATTGGTGACCGACTACGTCTGTGGAATGACAGACACCTTCGCTTGCAGCCTCCATGAGCAGCTCACCCACGGATAG
- a CDS encoding VOC family protein: protein MKLNHLDLQVPDVQATARFFTRYCGFTSHAKNHDSPAIAILGGAEGFVLVLQRRKQDSDVFPEDFHVGFLQDSEAPVLAFHERVKADGLEVSDVIRNNRGTLVYCRAPGGILVEVSCRPGAV, encoded by the coding sequence ATGAAGCTGAATCACCTTGATCTGCAGGTCCCCGACGTCCAGGCCACCGCCCGCTTCTTCACGCGCTACTGCGGCTTCACGTCGCACGCGAAGAACCATGACTCGCCCGCCATCGCCATCCTCGGCGGGGCGGAGGGCTTCGTGCTCGTCCTCCAGCGCCGCAAGCAGGACTCCGACGTCTTCCCCGAGGACTTCCACGTCGGCTTCCTCCAGGACTCCGAGGCCCCCGTGCTCGCCTTCCATGAGCGCGTGAAGGCGGACGGCCTGGAGGTGTCCGACGTCATCCGCAACAACCGGGGCACCCTCGTCTACTGCCGGGCCCCGGGCGGCATCCTCGTGGAGGTGAGCTGCCGCCCCGGCGCCGTCTGA
- a CDS encoding methyl-accepting chemotaxis protein, translating to MNQPSPLTTQALLFKLLLLRTLVVTVAVAPAIYVDIQLLDVDASSVGFVLGVVTPIVIGGLALVVPIGAVGALLRHALREDTSPAERLGRLLRLPGVLTFVEAQSGWFLGGIFFNGAIGLALDRPPRVILVGVAVAMSAGLFSAPIMYMLYERALAGVTLEAFRRAPHERPPGEGLFLPRQSWFLPAIVVSALLITCITSIATLQLRLEKNLSSLADDLELSGEYRGAARVRSRIQPLQRDLTLPVAFLGGFAALGAIFTAAWAARRLAQGAKAIGASLDALVEGRAAPPQWVSTDELGDLSARTWLLYEQLQELPRALSSSAGHLAKAGTRLTEASDQQNRTLSRQAAAIHQARTTAQEIQQMSKLAATRAGSVLQVAERSAAMGRLGEESLAGTEQGLADIRGLTHGLNQQVVDLGTRAREVGRVSEVVKSLADQSHMLAINAAIEASRAGEQGRGFAVVARQMRELADQSIKATGQVRGLLEGMEAATGEAVITADKSSAGVEAALVPLRKSGERLRELIKLTHESAAAVRQIAEAVAQQHGGVDQLFRAVSEMDELMAATLRQLGTTQEAATAVAQATGQVSELAERYVS from the coding sequence ATGAATCAGCCTTCCCCCCTCACGACCCAGGCGCTGCTCTTCAAGCTGCTGTTGCTGCGCACGCTGGTCGTCACGGTGGCGGTGGCGCCGGCCATCTACGTGGACATCCAGCTCCTGGATGTGGACGCGAGCAGCGTGGGGTTCGTGCTGGGGGTCGTCACGCCCATCGTGATTGGCGGGCTGGCGCTGGTGGTGCCCATTGGCGCGGTGGGCGCGCTCTTGCGGCACGCGCTGCGGGAGGACACGAGTCCGGCGGAGCGGCTGGGGCGGCTGTTGCGGCTGCCGGGCGTGCTCACGTTCGTGGAGGCGCAGTCGGGCTGGTTCCTGGGCGGCATCTTCTTCAACGGCGCCATTGGCCTGGCGCTGGACCGTCCGCCGCGCGTCATCCTGGTGGGCGTGGCGGTGGCGATGAGCGCGGGCCTCTTCAGCGCGCCCATCATGTACATGCTCTACGAGCGGGCGCTGGCGGGGGTGACGCTGGAGGCGTTCCGCCGCGCGCCGCACGAGCGGCCCCCGGGCGAAGGCCTGTTCCTGCCGCGGCAGAGCTGGTTCCTGCCGGCCATCGTCGTCTCCGCGCTGCTGATCACCTGCATCACCAGCATCGCGACGTTGCAACTGCGGCTGGAGAAGAACCTGTCGTCGCTGGCGGACGACCTGGAGCTGTCCGGCGAGTACCGGGGCGCGGCGCGGGTGCGCTCGCGCATCCAGCCGTTGCAGAGGGATTTGACACTGCCGGTGGCGTTCCTGGGCGGGTTCGCGGCGCTGGGCGCCATCTTCACGGCGGCGTGGGCGGCGCGCCGGCTGGCGCAGGGCGCGAAGGCGATTGGGGCGTCGCTGGACGCGCTGGTGGAGGGCCGCGCGGCGCCGCCGCAGTGGGTGTCCACGGATGAGCTGGGCGACCTGTCCGCGCGCACGTGGCTGCTCTATGAGCAGTTGCAGGAGCTGCCCCGGGCGCTGAGCTCGTCGGCGGGGCACCTGGCGAAGGCGGGCACGCGGCTGACGGAGGCGAGCGACCAGCAGAACCGCACGCTGTCGCGGCAGGCGGCGGCCATCCACCAGGCGCGCACGACGGCGCAGGAGATCCAGCAGATGTCGAAGCTGGCGGCGACCCGAGCGGGCAGCGTGCTGCAGGTGGCGGAGCGCTCCGCGGCGATGGGCCGGCTGGGCGAGGAGTCGCTGGCGGGCACGGAGCAGGGGCTCGCGGACATCCGGGGGCTGACGCACGGGCTGAACCAGCAGGTGGTGGACCTGGGCACGCGCGCCCGCGAGGTGGGCCGGGTGTCGGAGGTGGTGAAGTCGCTGGCGGATCAGTCACACATGCTGGCCATCAACGCGGCCATCGAGGCGAGCCGCGCGGGCGAGCAGGGCCGGGGCTTCGCGGTGGTGGCGCGGCAGATGCGCGAGCTGGCGGACCAGTCCATCAAGGCGACGGGCCAGGTGCGCGGGCTGCTGGAGGGCATGGAGGCCGCGACGGGCGAGGCGGTCATCACCGCGGACAAGAGCTCCGCGGGCGTGGAGGCCGCGCTGGTGCCGCTGCGCAAGAGCGGCGAGCGGCTGCGAGAGCTCATCAAGCTCACGCACGAGTCCGCGGCGGCGGTGCGGCAGATCGCCGAGGCAGTGGCGCAGCAGCACGGCGGCGTGGATCAGCTCTTCCGCGCGGTCAGTGAGATGGACGAGCTGATGGCCGCGACGCTGCGGCAACTGGGCACCACGCAGGAGGCGGCGACGGCGGTGGCCCAGGCGACGGGGCAGGTGTCGGAGCTGGCGGAACGGTACGTGTCCTAG
- a CDS encoding CsbD family protein: protein MGEWTDKAKGKVKETVGVATGDRSLEAEGKADTAKGKVKGVVEDVKHAIKDAVDGDKAPRRDADPYER, encoded by the coding sequence ATGGGCGAGTGGACTGACAAGGCCAAGGGCAAGGTGAAGGAAACCGTGGGCGTTGCGACCGGCGACCGTTCGCTGGAAGCCGAGGGCAAGGCGGACACGGCCAAGGGCAAGGTCAAGGGCGTGGTCGAGGACGTGAAGCACGCCATCAAGGACGCCGTCGACGGCGACAAGGCCCCGCGCCGCGACGCGGATCCGTACGAGCGCTAG
- a CDS encoding universal stress protein, with protein sequence MRPNVSPTRGLPLLSDGLPRAQQRGLRRVAVGLDFSLQSEFALARALRLPLAHGAAFSVLHVSPPLDGHQGPDGTVACERCLRRSVTSAVKRLRQRPDVDVREELRVGDAPHVAAELARDQGVEVLVVGRPHPAYPVKPLPESSLVMRLVREVDASVLVVMPHPGRVYHRPLVAVNFSRESRRALELTLRLCPASTPIEVLHVVDLREEEAALRHQDGHLTQELRLRQEREDAARKALGRFLAPYRETGRVMESRLRFGDPAECILAEALERESDLLTLGMSSANPPSALTEGVLRRSPCDVLISRHAAPPATLPDGGGAPAS encoded by the coding sequence ATGCGACCGAACGTGTCTCCTACAAGGGGTCTGCCCCTGCTCTCCGACGGTCTTCCCCGCGCGCAGCAGCGGGGGCTGCGGCGGGTGGCGGTGGGGTTGGACTTCTCCCTGCAATCGGAGTTCGCGCTGGCCCGCGCGCTGCGGCTGCCACTGGCGCACGGGGCGGCCTTCAGCGTGCTGCACGTCAGCCCGCCGCTGGACGGCCACCAGGGCCCGGACGGGACGGTGGCCTGCGAGCGGTGTCTGCGCCGGTCGGTGACGTCCGCGGTGAAGCGGCTGCGGCAGCGGCCGGACGTGGACGTGCGCGAGGAGCTGCGCGTGGGGGACGCGCCGCACGTGGCGGCGGAGCTGGCCAGGGACCAGGGCGTGGAGGTGCTGGTGGTGGGCCGCCCCCACCCGGCCTATCCCGTGAAGCCGCTGCCGGAGAGCTCCCTGGTGATGCGGCTGGTGCGGGAGGTGGACGCGTCCGTGCTGGTGGTGATGCCGCACCCGGGCCGCGTCTACCACCGGCCCCTCGTCGCGGTGAACTTCTCACGCGAGTCCCGCCGCGCGCTGGAGCTGACCCTGCGCCTGTGCCCGGCCTCGACGCCCATCGAGGTGCTGCACGTGGTGGACCTGCGCGAGGAGGAGGCCGCCCTGCGCCATCAGGACGGCCACCTGACGCAGGAGCTGCGGCTGCGGCAGGAGCGCGAGGACGCGGCGCGCAAGGCGCTCGGGCGCTTCCTGGCGCCGTACCGCGAGACGGGCCGCGTGATGGAGAGCCGCCTGCGCTTCGGCGACCCGGCCGAGTGCATCCTCGCGGAGGCCCTGGAGCGCGAATCGGACCTGCTGACCCTGGGCATGTCCTCCGCGAATCCGCCGTCCGCGCTGACCGAAGGCGTGCTGCGGCGCTCGCCCTGCGACGTGCTCATCTCCCGGCACGCCGCCCCGCCCGCCACCCTGCCGGACGGTGGAGGCGCCCCCGCTTCCTGA
- a CDS encoding ABC transporter ATP-binding protein yields the protein MRGGTLPPPTPSTPPSLRARLKNAGVLFKQLPGTFRLFWRASPRGAVVLGVLTLVAAVLPAGIAWVGKLIVDTVVAAAKGDAAAHSRVLGLVATEFALMIASAVVDRGLTLTKDLLRAHLGNLLNERILQKALELELQHFEDSDTYDKMQNARREANARPLSLVMQAFSIVRNVITLSTYAVLLVALSPWSVAVLLLASIPAFIAEARLAAEGFRLYSWRAPEGRKLNYLEWILTRDSTVKEVKLFGLGPLVLGRYRTLFQKFFAEDRALARKRMVWGLGLGLLSLAAFYGCYLFVASKAASGGISVGDMVLYLAVFRQGQAAFQGILTSVGSMYEDALFMSNLFAYLDIPTVASTPKALPTVSPPRGRTNAIELRDVSFRYAGKDAWALRNVSLTLKPGQKLALVGENGAGKSTLVKLLLRMYEPTEGQIFYGGVDTARMDADDLRSRFGAVFQDFVRYQFSVAENIGLGHVPALEDRPAIERAAEQGGANSVIAALPSQYDTMLGGWFEKGQELSSGQWQKLAVSRAFMRDDAEVLILDEPTASIDAEAEHALFERFQALAADRIAIVISHRFSTVRMADQIAVLHNGTVQELGSHDELMALDGRYAHLFRLQARGYRD from the coding sequence ATGAGGGGCGGCACCTTGCCACCTCCCACGCCGTCGACACCGCCTTCGCTTCGCGCCCGCCTGAAGAACGCGGGCGTCCTCTTCAAGCAACTGCCGGGCACCTTCCGCCTCTTCTGGCGGGCGAGCCCCCGGGGCGCGGTGGTGCTGGGCGTGCTCACCCTGGTGGCGGCGGTGCTGCCGGCGGGCATCGCGTGGGTGGGCAAGCTCATCGTGGACACGGTGGTGGCCGCGGCGAAGGGCGACGCGGCGGCGCACTCGCGCGTGCTGGGGCTCGTCGCCACGGAGTTCGCGCTGATGATCGCCTCCGCGGTGGTGGACCGCGGGCTCACGCTCACGAAGGACCTGTTGCGCGCGCACCTGGGCAACCTGCTCAACGAGCGCATCCTCCAGAAGGCGCTGGAGCTGGAGCTGCAGCACTTCGAGGACTCGGATACCTACGACAAGATGCAGAACGCGCGGCGCGAGGCGAACGCGCGGCCGCTGTCGCTGGTGATGCAGGCGTTCAGCATCGTGCGCAACGTCATCACCCTGTCCACCTACGCGGTGCTGCTCGTGGCGCTGTCGCCGTGGAGCGTGGCGGTGCTGCTGCTCGCGTCCATCCCCGCGTTCATCGCGGAGGCGCGCCTGGCGGCGGAGGGCTTCCGGCTGTACTCGTGGCGGGCGCCGGAGGGCCGCAAGCTCAACTACCTGGAGTGGATCCTCACGCGCGACAGCACCGTGAAGGAGGTGAAGCTCTTCGGGTTGGGGCCGCTGGTGCTGGGCCGCTACCGCACGCTGTTCCAGAAGTTCTTCGCGGAGGACCGCGCCCTCGCGCGCAAGCGCATGGTGTGGGGCCTGGGGCTGGGCCTGCTGTCGCTGGCGGCCTTCTACGGCTGCTACCTCTTCGTCGCGAGCAAGGCCGCGTCCGGCGGCATCTCCGTGGGCGACATGGTGCTGTACCTGGCCGTGTTCCGGCAGGGGCAGGCCGCTTTCCAGGGCATCCTCACCAGCGTGGGCTCCATGTACGAGGACGCGCTCTTCATGAGCAACCTCTTCGCCTACCTGGACATCCCCACGGTGGCGAGCACGCCCAAGGCCCTGCCCACCGTCAGCCCACCGCGCGGGCGCACCAACGCCATCGAGTTGCGCGACGTGTCCTTCCGCTACGCGGGCAAGGACGCGTGGGCGCTGCGCAACGTGTCGCTCACGCTCAAGCCCGGCCAGAAGCTGGCGCTGGTGGGGGAGAACGGCGCGGGCAAGAGCACGCTGGTGAAGCTGCTGCTGCGCATGTACGAGCCCACGGAAGGGCAGATTTTCTACGGCGGCGTGGACACGGCGCGGATGGACGCGGACGACCTGCGCAGCCGCTTCGGGGCGGTGTTCCAGGACTTCGTGCGCTACCAGTTCAGCGTGGCGGAGAACATCGGCCTGGGCCACGTGCCCGCGCTGGAGGACCGGCCCGCCATCGAGCGCGCGGCGGAGCAGGGCGGAGCCAACTCCGTCATCGCGGCGCTGCCGTCCCAGTACGACACGATGCTGGGCGGCTGGTTCGAGAAGGGCCAGGAGCTGTCCAGCGGCCAGTGGCAGAAGCTGGCCGTGTCACGCGCCTTCATGCGCGACGACGCGGAGGTGCTCATCCTGGACGAGCCCACGGCCAGCATCGACGCGGAGGCGGAGCACGCCCTCTTCGAGCGCTTCCAGGCCTTGGCCGCGGACCGCATCGCCATCGTGATCTCGCACCGCTTCTCCACGGTGCGCATGGCGGATCAGATCGCCGTGCTCCACAACGGGACGGTGCAGGAGCTGGGCAGCCACGACGAGCTGATGGCGCTCGACGGGCGGTACGCGCACCTGTTCCGGCTGCAGGCGCGCGGCTACCGGGACTGA
- a CDS encoding thioredoxin family protein has translation MAHPVSLEATPETFDALVMEPRDELVVVDFWGPGCPNCDIYAAAEPELLKELDGAPMRVVKVNAYEHEALATRFGLFGIPTFLLFRNGKLLGKMSQYYGKPYFLGVIRDHLPGGAKAQA, from the coding sequence ATGGCCCATCCCGTAAGCCTCGAGGCGACCCCCGAGACCTTCGACGCGCTCGTCATGGAACCCCGCGACGAGCTGGTGGTCGTGGACTTCTGGGGCCCCGGCTGCCCGAACTGCGACATCTACGCGGCCGCCGAGCCGGAGCTCCTCAAGGAGCTGGACGGCGCCCCCATGCGCGTCGTCAAGGTCAACGCCTACGAGCACGAGGCCCTGGCCACGCGCTTCGGCCTGTTCGGCATCCCCACCTTCCTCTTGTTCCGCAACGGGAAGCTGCTGGGGAAGATGAGCCAGTACTACGGCAAGCCGTACTTCCTGGGCGTCATCCGGGACCACCTGCCCGGCGGCGCCAAGGCGCAGGCCTGA